From a region of the Arachis ipaensis cultivar K30076 chromosome B09, Araip1.1, whole genome shotgun sequence genome:
- the LOC107614618 gene encoding transcription factor bHLH18 produces the protein MEQCWENWPLHTEIEHHDDGDFFLSLEQCQKPPDYDDDFLREILQMPPDFSDNHSTVDLVTTGTAESTEEKRPRTFILSFDNSTIIPAIAEFFLSCQKPPDYDDDFLREILQMPPDFSDNHSTVDLVTTGTAERLAKKSRNDSQIVDHIMAERKRRQQLTQMFIALSATIPGLKKTDKASILGEAINYVKQLQERVRELEKRNNDNKRGPTEPVIFLNKTQLLCRNNEDSTSEEEEEEEEEEVEDWRSKEEKQVLPDVEARMLEKEKEVLIEIHCEKENGIEVKILEQLENLHLSVTGSSVLPFGNSTLGITIIAKMGDAYTMTLHDLLTNLRQLLLNIDQQHY, from the exons aTGGAGCAGTGTTGGGAGAACTGGCCTCTACACACG GAAATAGAGCACCATGATGATGGAGATTTCTTCTTATCATTGGAGCAGTGCCAGAAGCCACCTGATTATGATGACGATTTCCTCAGAGAAATCCTGCAGATGCCACCGGATTTTAGTGACAATCATTCTACTGTGGATCTCGTCACCACCGGCACGGCGGAGAGCACGGAGGAAAAAAGGCCCAGAACATTCATTCTCTCCTTCGATAACTCAACCATAATACCTGCCATAGCAGAGTTCTTCTTATCGTGCCAGAAGCCACCTGATTATGATGACGATTTCCTCAGAGAAATCCTGCAGATGCCACCGGATTTTAGTGACAATCATTCTACTGTGGATCTCGTCACCACCGGCACGGCGGAGA GACTAGCAAAGAAGAGTCGAAACGACTCTCAGATTGTGGATCACATCATGGCTGAGAGAAAAAGAAGACAGCAACTCACCCAGATGTTCATAGCACTCTCCGCCACTATTCCTGGCTTGAAGAAG ACGGACAAGGCTTCTATACTTGGGGAAGCCATCAATTACGTGAAACAGCTTCAAGAACGTGTGAGGGAGCTGGAAAAGCGGAACAATGATAATAAGAGGGGCCCAACAGAGCCAGTCATATTCCTCAACAAGACTCAGCTGTTGTGTCGGAACAACGAAGACAGCACcagcgaggaggaggaggaggaggaggaggaagaagtggAGGATTGGCGTAGCAAGGAGGAAAAACAAGTGCTCCCAGATGTTGAAGCAAGAATgctggagaaggagaaggaggtgCTGATTGAGATCCACTGCGAAAAGGAGAATGGAATTGAGGTGAAGATATTGGAGCAGCTTGAAAATCTTCATCTGAGTGTGACCGGGAGCAGCGTTTTGCCATTTGGGAATTCGACTCTGGGTATTACCATCATTGCCAAGATGGGAGATGCTTACACCATGACACTCCATGATCTCCTCACAAATTTACGCCAACTGCTATTGAATATTGATCAACAACACTACTGA